One Misgurnus anguillicaudatus chromosome 19, ASM2758022v2, whole genome shotgun sequence genomic region harbors:
- the litafd gene encoding lITAF domain-containing protein, with protein sequence MSAKGTGEPPPYIIPVENKGDVKVYHVHTPFTPQGTTINDSQVRMESRGVQSADAKNKFVSYESYELGRKPGRATCTSCQQQVLTNVDYKVGTYAWLMCLLFILCGLVVFCCLIPFFVKFFKDAYHTCPKCNRILHIDKKRCC encoded by the exons ATGAGCGCTAAAGGAACTGGTGAGCCACCTCCCTATATAATACCAG TAGAGAACAAGGGTGATGTCAAGGTTTATCATGTGCACACGCCGTTTACCCCACAAGGCACCACTATCAATGACTCCCAAGTACGAATGGAATCCAGAGGTG TTCAATCAGCAGATGCCAAAAACAAATTCGTCAGCTACGAATCATACGAGCTGGGTCGTAAACCAGGAAGGGCCACCTGCACTAGCTGCCAACAGCAAGTCTTAACCAACGTCGACTACAAAGTGGGAACCTACGCATGGTTGATGTGCCTACTTTTCATTCTGTGCGG GTTGGTTGTGTTCTGCTGTCTGATTCCCTTCTTCGTCAAGTTTTTCAAAGACGCCTATCACACATGCCCGAAATGCAATAGGATCCTCCACATTGACAAGAAGCGATGCTGCTAA